The following is a genomic window from Bacillus sp. V2I10.
AAGGATTAAGATTAAGAATTTTCTCCCCTGAATAATCTTAATATAAAATGTATATTTAAAGAAATTATGGACTTTCTAAATATATTCTTCAATTTTTCTTTTTTCTATTTGCTAATATACTTTACATAAAAAGAGCTTATCCTATATTAGGAATAAGCTCTTTTAAAAATACATTGACTTAATTTTAGTCAGCCGGAGATAATTCGCTCTCAGTTACCCATTTATGGTTCTTAACTTCTTCTTTACCGGTTGTCGGTGTGAAATCAACCATATACACTGTCGTTTTCTCGGCTGAATCAATTTCAGCTGTAGCCCCATCCATACCTTCCATATGGCTTGCCTCTATTGTAGATTCTGCTCCTGGTTCGAAAGGCTCCTCATCTGCATCTTTAATCTCTTCATGAATGACCCACTTATGATCTTCCACTCTTTCTCCACCAGTTGTTGGAGTATATGAAATCGTATAAACAGTGGTATCATATGCACCAACAATTGTTGCTTCAGCACCCTTCATGCCTTCCATGTGATCTGATTCAATAATCGCTTTACTTCCAACTTCAAAAGTTGGATTTTCTGCTTCTTTCAAACCTTCTGGTACCTCTCCGGAACTGTCCATGTCCATATTACTATGATCCATGCCTTCCATGTTCTCTTTTTCTTCTG
Proteins encoded in this region:
- a CDS encoding YdhK family protein — translated: MLKKRMNKSMSLSLFAALFLILGACSNDDENTEKKENTEEKENMEGMDHSNMDMDSSGEVPEGLKEAENPTFEVGSKAIIESDHMEGMKGAEATIVGAYDTTVYTISYTPTTGGERVEDHKWVIHEEIKDADEEPFEPGAESTIEASHMEGMDGATAEIDSAEKTTVYMVDFTPTTGKEEVKNHKWVTESELSPAD